In Lutra lutra chromosome 6, mLutLut1.2, whole genome shotgun sequence, the following are encoded in one genomic region:
- the LOC125102205 gene encoding N-acetyllactosaminide beta-1,6-N-acetylglucosaminyl-transferase-like isoform X1, translating into MPPMRYLFIVSVSCVIIFIVFYVFSFGGEQSFQRPNNSDTLILTQVCTSFIKGKTPFLWRNKLIMYEMSSCKDYLIQSHYITAPLSKEEAEFPLAYMMVIHHHFNTFARLFRAIYMPQNVYCVHVDEKATPEFKESVEQLLSCFPNAFLASKMEPVVYGGISRLQADLNCLKDLAVSKVPWKYAINTCGQDFPLKTNKEIVRYLKGFKGKNITPGVLPPAHAIGRTKFVHREHLGKELSYVIRTTVLKPPPPHNLTIYFGSAYVALSREFTNFVLRDPRAVDLLHWSKDTFSPDEHFWVTLNRIPDFIYLIEITGRQRQAERQGEAGSPPSREPDEGLDARTPRPDHDPSRRQRPNLLSDPDAPELSSDPASGAVHLQWKGKAVTFFPPATFFYTPPPLCKFVLLNFCSCITLTFLMP; encoded by the exons ATGCCTCCGATGCGTTACCTCTTTATAGTTTCTGTTTCTTGCGTGATCATTTTTATTGTGTTCTACGTGTTCAGTTTTGGGGGAGAGCAAAGCTTCCAGAGGCCGAATAATTCAGACACTTTGATCCTGACTCAGGTTTGCACATCCTTCATCAAAGGCAAAACGCCCTTCCTGTGGAGAAACAAACTGATAATGTACGAGATGTCTTCTTGCAAGGACTACCTGATCCAAAGCCACTACATCACGGCCCCTTTATCCAAGGAAGAAGCTGAATTTCCTTTGGCATATATGATGGTCATCCATCACCATTTCAATACCTTTGCAAGGCTCTTCAGAGCTATTTACATGCCCCAGAATGTCTACTGCGTTCACGTGGATGAAAAGGCGACCCCTGAATTCAAAGAGTCGGTAGAGCAATTACTGAGCTGCTTCCCAAATGCTTTCCTGGCCTCCAAGATGGAGCCGGTTGTCTATGGGGGGAtctccaggctccaggctgacCTGAACTGCCTCAAAGACCTCGCGGTGTCCAAGGTGCCCTGGAAGTACGCCATCAACACGTGTGGGCAAGACTTCCCCCTGAAGACCAACAAGGAGATCGTTCGGTATCTGAAAGGCTTTAAAGGGAAAAACATCACCCCGGGGGTGCTGCCCCCAGCTCACGCCATTGGACGGACGAAGTTCGTCCACCGGGAGCACCTGGGCAAAGAACTTTCCTATGTGATCAGAACCACGGTGCtcaagccccctcctccccataaCCTCACCATTTACTTTGGCTCTGCCTATGTCGCTCTGTCAAGAGAGTTCACCAACTTTGTCCTCCGTGACCCGCGGGCTGTTGACTTGCTCCACTGGTCCAAAGACACTTTCAGCCCCGATGAGCATTTCTGGGTGACGCTGAATCGGATCCCAG attttatttatctgatagagatcacaggtaggcagaggcaggcagagagacagggggaagcaggctccccaccgagcagagagcccgatgaggggcttgatgccaggaccccgagaccagaccacgacccgagccgaaggcaaaggcccaaccTGCTGAGCGACCCAGACGCCCCCGAATTGTCTTCTGATCCTGCTTCAGGAGCGGTCCATCTCCAATGGAAAGGCAAAGctgttactttttttcccccagctacTTTTTtttacacccctcccccactgtgtaagtttgttcttttgaatttttgctCTTGCATTACTCTGACCTTTCTCATGCCATGA
- the LOC125102205 gene encoding N-acetyllactosaminide beta-1,6-N-acetylglucosaminyl-transferase-like isoform X2 — MPPMRYLFIVSVSCVIIFIVFYVFSFGGEQSFQRPNNSDTLILTQVCTSFIKGKTPFLWRNKLIMYEMSSCKDYLIQSHYITAPLSKEEAEFPLAYMMVIHHHFNTFARLFRAIYMPQNVYCVHVDEKATPEFKESVEQLLSCFPNAFLASKMEPVVYGGISRLQADLNCLKDLAVSKVPWKYAINTCGQDFPLKTNKEIVRYLKGFKGKNITPGVLPPAHAIGRTKFVHREHLGKELSYVIRTTVLKPPPPHNLTIYFGSAYVALSREFTNFVLRDPRAVDLLHWSKDTFSPDEHFWVTLNRIPAA, encoded by the coding sequence ATGCCTCCGATGCGTTACCTCTTTATAGTTTCTGTTTCTTGCGTGATCATTTTTATTGTGTTCTACGTGTTCAGTTTTGGGGGAGAGCAAAGCTTCCAGAGGCCGAATAATTCAGACACTTTGATCCTGACTCAGGTTTGCACATCCTTCATCAAAGGCAAAACGCCCTTCCTGTGGAGAAACAAACTGATAATGTACGAGATGTCTTCTTGCAAGGACTACCTGATCCAAAGCCACTACATCACGGCCCCTTTATCCAAGGAAGAAGCTGAATTTCCTTTGGCATATATGATGGTCATCCATCACCATTTCAATACCTTTGCAAGGCTCTTCAGAGCTATTTACATGCCCCAGAATGTCTACTGCGTTCACGTGGATGAAAAGGCGACCCCTGAATTCAAAGAGTCGGTAGAGCAATTACTGAGCTGCTTCCCAAATGCTTTCCTGGCCTCCAAGATGGAGCCGGTTGTCTATGGGGGGAtctccaggctccaggctgacCTGAACTGCCTCAAAGACCTCGCGGTGTCCAAGGTGCCCTGGAAGTACGCCATCAACACGTGTGGGCAAGACTTCCCCCTGAAGACCAACAAGGAGATCGTTCGGTATCTGAAAGGCTTTAAAGGGAAAAACATCACCCCGGGGGTGCTGCCCCCAGCTCACGCCATTGGACGGACGAAGTTCGTCCACCGGGAGCACCTGGGCAAAGAACTTTCCTATGTGATCAGAACCACGGTGCtcaagccccctcctccccataaCCTCACCATTTACTTTGGCTCTGCCTATGTCGCTCTGTCAAGAGAGTTCACCAACTTTGTCCTCCGTGACCCGCGGGCTGTTGACTTGCTCCACTGGTCCAAAGACACTTTCAGCCCCGATGAGCATTTCTGGGTGACGCTGAATCGGATCCCAG